CTCCGGAATCAGTAAAATACCGGCATCTGTACCTGAACCGGTCAGCTCTGGATATTTTGTAACCCTTTTTCCTGGCTTTTTCCACAATCTTTGGATCAATCCCTCTCTTCAAGCTCTTCACTGTCCCCTGTCCCCTGACTCCTGATACCTTCTTCACTGTCCCCTGTCCCCCCTCCGGGGCGTAGGCCCCTATGGGCCGGAGGCTGACTCCTGACTCCTGGCTTTCAGCTGCTCCTGTCTCATATACAAACTGCCTGTACTTGCGGACTATCTCCCTGGGATCAAACTCGTTCCACTCCTTCATCCCAAAGTCTATGGACAGCAAGCCGTCCTTATTGCCAGTCTGGGTGTGGTAGCCCAGAGAACACCAGCGGTAGTCTTCCGGCTTCTTTACTATCCCTGCCCTTATGGGATTGAGGTCCACATAGGCCAGAAGATTAACCAGACTTAAGCCGTCCTGGACAATCATACTCTTGAATCTATCCCCCCAAAAGAATCCCCTGCGGTTATACTTCTTATTGAAATACCTGGTGAATCCCTGCTTGATGTCCTTCACATATGCTCCCAGGCTGG
The nucleotide sequence above comes from Desulfonatronovibrio magnus. Encoded proteins:
- a CDS encoding transposase, with translation MPRIARFIRDNQPSVYHIVSRTALQGLPIKDRDNDFLLGLIKKLSQFYFVDVLGFALLGNHFHLVIRMYPESDPTDDEIKKRLHKYYGDELNVTNVLISDYRKRLTSLGAYVKDIKQGFTRYFNKKYNRRGFFWGDRFKSMIVQDGLSLVNLLAYVDLNPIRAGIVKKPEDYRWCSLGYHTQTGNKDGLLSIDFGMKEWNEFDPREIVRKYRQFVYETGAAESQESGVSLRPIGAYAPEGGQGTVKKVSGVRGQGTVKSLKRGIDPKIVEKARKKGYKISRADRFRYRCRYFTDSGVIGGKDFVQEVFDQVKHLLGSKDERKFTPVGGVEGLYSMKRLGQT